TGCGTAGAAGACTTGTTTTTAAGATAACAATCGTAACCCTCTTAGTTGTGACAATCATTATGGCTGCTTGGTCGTATTTTAAAAATGTCAATGTGGCTGTATTAAATCCACAGGGAACTATCGCTAATCAGGAGAGGGGACTGATCATTTTTACGGTCATCTTAAGTTTAGTTGTAGTTATTCCAGTCTTCACTCTCTTAGGGATGATAGCTTGGAAATACCGCGAAAAAAATACCAAAAAAACCACGTATAGACCCAATTGGGATGGCAGTCGTTTGTTCGAGACAGTCTGGTGGGGAATTCCTTGTGTCATTATCCTGATTCTTTGTATTGTGACGTGGCAGACGAGCCACCAACTTGATCCGTATAAGCCATTGAGCTCGGATATTAAGCCTATTACCGTGCAAGTGGTTGCTTTGCAGTGGAAATGGCTCTTTATCTACCCTGACCAGCATATAGCGAGCGTCAACCTTCTTGAAATTCCTGAAAAAACGCCAATTAATTTTCAAATTACCTCCGATGCTCCAATGAATGCCTTTTGGATTCCAAACCTAGGCTCACAGGTTTACGCTATGAGCGGTATGTCGTCGCAGTTACATTTAATGGCAGATACAACGGGTGACTACCCAGGCTCGTCATCTAATATAAGCGGTACACATTTCGCTGACATGAAATTTATCGCGCGTGCGGTAAGCCGTGGTGATTTTGATACCTGGACAACACGGGCGCAACAAGGCTCAACGTTCGCTTGGAGTGAATATAAAAGCTTAGCACAGCCTGGTGTGGTGGCGCAGCCAACAAGCTATGACCTTGCTGATTCGAACCTTTATGCCGAAATTGTTGCTCAGTATCTACAACGACCGACAAAAAAGACCAATACGCAGAGCGGGCCGCAAATGAATATGGAAGGAATGTAAAATGATCAGTACGATAGGTAGTTTTTTATTGGGACGACTTAATTGGAGCGCACTGCCTACGGAGCCTGTTACCCAGGGTGGGGCTGTGGGGGTTGTTGTACTTGGTATTTTGGCGGTAGCGGCAATGTTTTATTTTAAGAAATGGACATGGCTATGGAAAAATTGGATTACGACGCTTGACGCAAAGAAGATCGGTGTCATGTATATTATCGTCGCCATTCTTATGTTGCTTCGAGGTTTTTCGGACGCGTTAATGATTCGTGCACAGCAGGCACTGGCGAGCGGAAACGCCCATGGCATTGTTAGCTCGGACACGTTTCAACAAGTGTTTTCAGCACACGGTACCATTATGATTTTCTTTGTTGCGATGGGACTGATGTTTGGTATTATCAACCTTGTTTTGCCGCTGTTGCTTGGCGCACGCGATGTTGCCTTTCCATTTCTCAACTCGGTAAGTTTCTGGCTATTTGCGGCCGGCATGATTTTGATAAATGCTTCGCTTGTGATGGGCGGCTTTTCACCAGGAGGCTGGCTCGGCTACCCTCCACTTACGGAACTCGCGTATAATCCCGGACCTGGTGTTGACTACTGGATATGGTCACTCCAGATTGCAGGTATAGGTAGCTTGCTGTCGGGTATTAACTTTTTAGTTACTATACTTAAAAAACGTGCACCAGGCATGACGCTTATGAAAATGCCGATCTTTGCATGGAGCGTTTTGACGATGACATTATTAGTGATTTTTGCCTTTCCAATTTTGACCGCAACGCTTGGTATGCTCGGGCTCGATAGACTGATGGGTATGCACTTCTTCACATCCAGCTTTGGTGGTAACCCGATGATGTATATTAACCTCATCTGGGCATGGGGCCATCCAGAAGTGTACATACTTATTTTGCCGGCATTTGGTATTTTCTCTGAGATTGTAGCAACTTTTTCTCGTAAACGATTGTTTGGCTATAAAACGATGGTCGTGGCGCTATTCGGTATTACATTCTTGTCTTTCTTAGTGTGGCTGCATCACTTCTTTACCATGGGCGCCGGGGGGGATGTAAACGCTTTCTTCGGCATTATGACGATGATCATTGCCATTCCGACAGGGGTCAAGGTATTCAACTGGATCTTTACGATGTACCAAGGAAAAATCAATTTCGCTACGCCTATGCGTTGGTTTATGAACTTTGTCGTAACCTTCACGATAGGTGGGGTGAGCGGCGTTCTTATGGCCGTGCCAGCAATCGACTTTCAGGTTCACAACAGCTTGTTTCTTGTTGCACACTTCCATAACGTCATTATTGGTGGCGTAGTATTTGGATATTTCGCAGGCTTGACGTACTGGTTTCCTAAAATCTTTGGGTTTAGACTTAATGAACGACTCGGAAAATACGCGGCATACTGTTGGATTGTAGGTTTTTTTGTTGCGTTTACACCGTTATATATTCTTGGCCTTATGGGTGCAACCAGGCGGCTGGATCATTATGATGGGCAGGGTTGGCAAGCGCTGTTCATTATAGCGGGTGTCGGAACGCTCATTATTGCACTTGGTATTGGACTACAGCTACTGCAGCTTGGTGTAAGCATCTGGCAGCGCAAGAAGAACATTGATACGACAGGCGATCCATGGGACGGTCGTACACTAGAGTGGTCGGTTCCATCCCCTGCACCAGCCTATAATTTTGCCGTTATACCTACCGTTGCGGAGCGCGATCCATTTTGGGAAATGAAGGAAGCTCGAAAGTTAGGACATATGCCAAAGGCACCCGTTTATAAAGATGTATGGCTACCTAAGAATAGTGGGCTTGGCATAATAATTGCTGGTTCAGCATTCCTCGGTGGTTTTGGTCTTATTTGGCATGTATGGTGGCTTGCTGCCATAGCGGTTATTGGTGTTGCCGTGACCGTTGTTCTTCGTGCTAGTGACGACGATACTGAGTATGTTATTACCGCAGCTGAAATGAAGAGTTTGGATGCGCCACACCACCAGAAAGGACAACTTGTATGAGTGAACTTGTTATGAGCAATCAGGCAGAAAAAAGTATGAATAACGAGCAGAATCTTACCAAATCTCTTGGTTTTTGGATCTACCTTATGACTGATTGTGTGTTGTTTGCCAGTCTATTTGCGACCTATGTCATCCTACGGGGTAGTACGTATGGTGGTCCATCTGGTCACGATGTATTTAATATGCCGGCGGTATTTGTTGAGACGATCTTGCTGCTCACTAGCAGCTTTACCTGCGGATTAGCTGTCGTCATGGCTAAAATTAATTACAAGCAGGCGGCGCTGGTTTTTTTGACGCTAACATTTGTGTTTGGTGCCGGCTTTTTGACAATGGAGTTGAGTGAATTTAGTAACCTTGTGGCAGCGGGCCATAGTTGGCAAGCGAGTGCATTTTTGTCTGCATTCTTTACCTTAGTGGGCACACACGGTTTACATATTAGTGTTGGTTTATTATGGATTGCCGTGATGATTTTTCAGGTGATGAAACGCGGATTTACCGACGGTGTGCTGAGGCGGTTGACTCTATTTGCGCTGTTTTGGCACTTTTTGGATATTATATGGATATTCATTTTTACTATCGTGTACTTAATGGGGGTCGCGTAATATGGAAAAATCAAAAACTCTTTCAATGTGGCCGTACATTGCTGGCTTTATCCTGTCGGTATTGCTTACATTTTCGGCTTATGAGTTTGTTGTTAACCACTATGTAGGTGGAGTAGGTTTGATTGCAATCATCGTAACGCTTGCCATTACGCAGCTTATTGTTCAATTGGTGTTTTTCCTTCATCTGGGTCGTGGAAAAGAGGCCAAGTGGAATCTTGCCGCGTTTCTATTTATGTTGATGATCCTTGTTATTCTAGTAGCTGGTTCGTTATGGATTATGTATAACCTCAATTACAATATGATGTCTCCAGATCAAATGAATAGTTATATGCAGGCGCAAAGTAAAGCGGGATTTTAGTCGATGGCTACGTTTAAAGATTACTATTCGCTTACGAAACCGGGGGTTCTGTACGGCAACGCGATAACGGCGGCAGCCGGGTTTTTACTCGCGAGCCATGGCCACGTCGTTATTTGGCTATTTATAGCGCTCTGTGTGGGTTCGACTCTGATGATCGCTTCGGCGTGTGTACTTAATAACTTCCTTGACCAGGATATTGATAGCAAGATGGAGCGTACGAAAACGAGGGCAATAGTTGCCGGAAAAGTTAAAGGACGTGATGCGGTCATTTTGTCGATCATTCTTGGTATAGTCGGGCTGTTTGTGCTTGTCCTATGGACGAATTGGTTAGTAGTAGCTGTGGGGCTTATAGGCTATATAGATTACGTCATATTTTATGGAATGCTTTCAAAAAGATTATCCATACATGGCACACTTGTGGGTAGTATATCGGGTGCGGTTCCAATTCTGGC
This Candidatus Chromulinivoraceae bacterium DNA region includes the following protein-coding sequences:
- the cyoA gene encoding ubiquinol oxidase subunit II, coding for MRRRLVFKITIVTLLVVTIIMAAWSYFKNVNVAVLNPQGTIANQERGLIIFTVILSLVVVIPVFTLLGMIAWKYREKNTKKTTYRPNWDGSRLFETVWWGIPCVIILILCIVTWQTSHQLDPYKPLSSDIKPITVQVVALQWKWLFIYPDQHIASVNLLEIPEKTPINFQITSDAPMNAFWIPNLGSQVYAMSGMSSQLHLMADTTGDYPGSSSNISGTHFADMKFIARAVSRGDFDTWTTRAQQGSTFAWSEYKSLAQPGVVAQPTSYDLADSNLYAEIVAQYLQRPTKKTNTQSGPQMNMEGM
- a CDS encoding cbb3-type cytochrome c oxidase subunit I, with translation MISTIGSFLLGRLNWSALPTEPVTQGGAVGVVVLGILAVAAMFYFKKWTWLWKNWITTLDAKKIGVMYIIVAILMLLRGFSDALMIRAQQALASGNAHGIVSSDTFQQVFSAHGTIMIFFVAMGLMFGIINLVLPLLLGARDVAFPFLNSVSFWLFAAGMILINASLVMGGFSPGGWLGYPPLTELAYNPGPGVDYWIWSLQIAGIGSLLSGINFLVTILKKRAPGMTLMKMPIFAWSVLTMTLLVIFAFPILTATLGMLGLDRLMGMHFFTSSFGGNPMMYINLIWAWGHPEVYILILPAFGIFSEIVATFSRKRLFGYKTMVVALFGITFLSFLVWLHHFFTMGAGGDVNAFFGIMTMIIAIPTGVKVFNWIFTMYQGKINFATPMRWFMNFVVTFTIGGVSGVLMAVPAIDFQVHNSLFLVAHFHNVIIGGVVFGYFAGLTYWFPKIFGFRLNERLGKYAAYCWIVGFFVAFTPLYILGLMGATRRLDHYDGQGWQALFIIAGVGTLIIALGIGLQLLQLGVSIWQRKKNIDTTGDPWDGRTLEWSVPSPAPAYNFAVIPTVAERDPFWEMKEARKLGHMPKAPVYKDVWLPKNSGLGIIIAGSAFLGGFGLIWHVWWLAAIAVIGVAVTVVLRASDDDTEYVITAAEMKSLDAPHHQKGQLV
- the cyoC gene encoding cytochrome o ubiquinol oxidase subunit III, whose protein sequence is MSELVMSNQAEKSMNNEQNLTKSLGFWIYLMTDCVLFASLFATYVILRGSTYGGPSGHDVFNMPAVFVETILLLTSSFTCGLAVVMAKINYKQAALVFLTLTFVFGAGFLTMELSEFSNLVAAGHSWQASAFLSAFFTLVGTHGLHISVGLLWIAVMIFQVMKRGFTDGVLRRLTLFALFWHFLDIIWIFIFTIVYLMGVA
- the cyoD gene encoding cytochrome o ubiquinol oxidase subunit IV; its protein translation is MEKSKTLSMWPYIAGFILSVLLTFSAYEFVVNHYVGGVGLIAIIVTLAITQLIVQLVFFLHLGRGKEAKWNLAAFLFMLMILVILVAGSLWIMYNLNYNMMSPDQMNSYMQAQSKAGF
- the cyoE gene encoding heme o synthase, whose amino-acid sequence is MATFKDYYSLTKPGVLYGNAITAAAGFLLASHGHVVIWLFIALCVGSTLMIASACVLNNFLDQDIDSKMERTKTRAIVAGKVKGRDAVILSIILGIVGLFVLVLWTNWLVVAVGLIGYIDYVIFYGMLSKRLSIHGTLVGSISGAVPILAGYVAVAGRIDIGAIIVFAILFLWQMPEFYSIAIYRQKEYKAAGVPVISVVKGVKTTRVQIFAYTLAFVVVTLLLTVYGFAGYSYFVVMALLGAYWLWIASQGLHAKDSDTWARHMFRFSLIILLVFCAMISLNSLLP